The following coding sequences are from one Mycoplasma tullyi window:
- a CDS encoding MSC_0620 family F1-like ATPase-associated subunit codes for MKNKSKLKRLIYWQFGFMVPAVFASTLSGVITHHKNSINEYKLINHAGEELDPSTPTQPNDPNAPVMNNNNNGADANKPEQPPRMPANLEMLKADIDAKMSDAIKDFIDAVFLGKDNLVDQKIESVKNQSDLSFEDKFNRTLYYSQLKAFFQKNKDQIISNPSKFGLDIVYPYVISANKEFNKGTIVFNGKTYENKIWGNTPTTNYEKEITGDGNSITPNPDAAKAKVENTTSDEEGKNVLKTYFDALRQGATSIFLNDEDLPKVGEDYEINGRVTSTNDAGVFSNKPNKFDTWDDYIISKIKPRFIDFDLEQNKDPAEQNQMNQQSSQSVENLLPPTVPVEGEAVPTDPKELIENIPRFVPQVRSLYSTLSTSALLNRYSTYTEPNKSDVFFYFENPINTRFSYTVTSLSLNNGKIEATVMIQDAVDKDARTTYTRELDTVSLSGTAQQINENRELAYPAIERLFLNFYQAVGLNADLNYADATKVYVEPQTIFQMVYLAMRAINKPEFKNDLNTILSRGIGFSTDQSDSYFLNFLRNQLINSQFLYWQLVSEMYKRIFVAFIRDFNKEDLKPKLLAILQQNGVTINQFNDSFTEARRKLLRLDSLTKQTIGSPQLQFDSLVTQIKEMNQTLRPFNLVYDAISDQAKGDAQKQAELEASLKSFSTDINGILANSKAVANPFLIVLAVFLGLISMSLYGFYFMQLAFNKTKQINKLNKPLIITVLIIASIALVSTALIAFKIIGVF; via the coding sequence ATGAAAAATAAAAGTAAATTAAAACGATTGATTTATTGACAATTTGGATTTATGGTTCCTGCGGTATTTGCTTCTACTCTTAGTGGAGTAATTACTCATCATAAAAATTCAATTAATGAATATAAGCTAATTAATCATGCTGGTGAAGAGTTAGATCCTTCAACTCCAACACAACCAAATGATCCTAATGCACCAGTGATGAATAATAATAACAATGGTGCTGATGCTAATAAACCTGAGCAACCTCCAAGAATGCCAGCAAACTTGGAAATGCTTAAGGCTGATATTGATGCTAAGATGTCAGACGCAATCAAGGATTTCATTGATGCAGTTTTCTTAGGTAAGGATAATCTTGTTGATCAAAAGATTGAATCAGTTAAAAACCAAAGTGATTTATCTTTTGAAGACAAGTTTAATAGAACTCTTTATTACTCTCAGCTTAAAGCCTTCTTTCAAAAAAATAAGGATCAGATCATATCTAACCCTTCAAAATTTGGTTTAGACATCGTTTATCCTTATGTAATTTCGGCTAATAAAGAATTCAATAAAGGTACGATCGTATTCAATGGTAAAACTTATGAAAATAAGATTTGAGGGAATACACCTACTACCAACTATGAAAAAGAAATTACTGGTGATGGAAACTCAATTACGCCAAATCCAGATGCAGCAAAAGCTAAAGTAGAAAATACCACTTCAGATGAAGAAGGTAAAAACGTTTTAAAAACTTACTTTGATGCACTAAGACAAGGTGCTACATCGATTTTCTTAAATGATGAAGATCTACCTAAAGTTGGTGAAGACTATGAAATCAATGGTCGTGTAACATCAACTAATGATGCTGGAGTTTTCTCAAACAAACCTAATAAATTTGATACTTGAGACGATTACATTATCAGCAAGATCAAACCTAGATTCATCGATTTTGACTTAGAACAAAATAAGGATCCAGCTGAACAAAATCAGATGAATCAGCAAAGTAGCCAATCTGTTGAAAACTTATTACCTCCAACTGTTCCAGTTGAAGGTGAAGCAGTTCCAACTGATCCAAAAGAACTAATTGAAAACATTCCTAGATTTGTTCCACAAGTAAGATCACTTTACTCAACTTTATCAACTAGTGCGTTATTAAATCGTTATTCAACTTACACTGAACCTAATAAATCAGACGTTTTCTTTTACTTTGAAAACCCAATTAATACTAGATTTAGTTACACAGTAACAAGTCTAAGCTTAAACAACGGTAAGATTGAAGCTACTGTAATGATTCAAGATGCAGTTGATAAAGATGCAAGAACTACTTATACAAGAGAGCTTGATACAGTTTCTTTAAGTGGTACAGCACAACAAATCAATGAAAACCGTGAATTAGCTTATCCAGCTATTGAAAGACTATTCTTAAACTTCTATCAAGCTGTTGGACTAAACGCTGATTTAAACTATGCTGATGCAACTAAGGTTTATGTTGAACCTCAAACCATCTTCCAAATGGTTTATTTAGCAATGAGAGCGATCAACAAACCTGAGTTTAAAAATGATCTAAACACAATATTAAGTCGTGGTATTGGTTTTAGCACTGATCAAAGTGATAGTTACTTCTTAAACTTCTTAAGAAACCAATTAATCAACTCACAATTCTTGTACTGACAACTAGTTAGTGAGATGTACAAACGAATCTTTGTTGCATTTATTCGTGACTTCAACAAAGAAGATCTTAAACCAAAACTACTTGCAATATTACAACAAAACGGTGTAACCATCAATCAATTCAACGATTCGTTTACTGAAGCTAGAAGAAAACTATTAAGATTAGATTCATTAACTAAGCAAACAATCGGTTCACCTCAACTTCAATTTGATTCACTTGTAACTCAAATTAAAGAGATGAATCAAACCTTGAGACCATTTAACTTGGTTTATGATGCAATCTCAGACCAAGCTAAAGGAGATGCGCAAAAGCAAGCTGAACTAGAAGCATCACTAAAATCATTCTCAACTGATATTAACGGTATTCTAGCCAACTCAAAAGCAGTAGCTAATCCATTCTTAATTGTTTTAGCTGTCTTCTTGGGACTTATCTCAATGTCGTTATACGGTTTTTATTTCATGCAACTAGCATTCAATAAAACTAAACAAATTAACAAATTAAACAAACCTTTAATCATTACTGTTTTAATTATTGCTTCTATTGCACTAGTTTCAACTGCACTGATTGCATTCAAAATCATCGGAGTATTTTAA
- a CDS encoding MSC_0621 family F1-like ATPase epsilon subunit, protein MAKHNFKTVPSEIEFIRYNNKLFGYKQGYFMLNVNQIDEWDLIQDNSLISIENVFFKIYDPVADEEDYYIIRNSFIKIENNKVTIYSDDKFKPLRIDYKFRIKKYDDKIAEFNKKLSYYESKINLGLNFQELIDYNAVRKEKKFYSLIRNFNLAEKKVDKNEK, encoded by the coding sequence ATGGCAAAACACAACTTTAAAACTGTTCCATCAGAAATCGAATTCATTCGATACAACAACAAACTATTCGGTTACAAGCAAGGTTATTTCATGCTTAATGTTAACCAGATTGATGAATGGGACTTAATTCAAGATAATTCATTAATTAGTATTGAAAACGTTTTCTTTAAGATCTATGATCCAGTTGCTGATGAAGAAGATTACTACATTATCCGTAACTCGTTTATCAAGATTGAAAACAACAAAGTCACGATTTATAGTGATGATAAATTCAAACCACTAAGAATCGATTACAAATTCAGGATCAAAAAATATGATGATAAGATTGCTGAATTTAATAAGAAATTATCATATTACGAATCTAAGATTAATTTAGGTTTAAACTTCCAAGAGTTGATTGATTACAATGCTGTAAGAAAAGAAAAAAAGTTTTACTCGTTAATTCGCAATTTCAATCTAGCAGAAAAAAAGGTCGATAAAAATGAAAAATAA